The genomic DNA CCTAATCCAGCCGTTAAATTAGCTTGAGGATCTAGGTCAATAAATAGGACTTCCTTTCCTAGCTGATGTAAGCCAGCACCAATATTTAGTGTATTAGTGTGTAGAGGTCATTTTTCCAACCCCTCCTTTGTGGTTACTGAGTGTAATGTTCGTTGCCATAATTTTTTAAATAATAGACTTCTTTCGAAACTAGGATTTACAAAAAATGAGTAAATTGGGTGTAAAAAGAGGCAATAAGCATGAAATATGAGCAAACAAAGGAGTTAGAAGAAGAGAAATTCCGTCGTTTAACAGGTATTAAACGTCCTACATTTGACAAAATGATAGCTATATTTAACCAAGCTAACATACAGAAAAGGACCCGCGGTGGGCGTAAGCATAAACTTTGTATGGAAGACCAGTTGTTAATGGCTTTAGAATATCTAAGGGAATACCGCACTTATTTTCATATAGCACAAAGTTATGGCATTAGTGAGAGTAGTGCATACAAGGGAATAAAGTGGATAGAAAACACTTTAATCAAGCATCCAGCCTTTGCTCTGCCTGGTAGGAAAGCCCTACGCAAAAGTGAGTGTGGGTATGAGGTTATACTAATAGATGCTACAGAAAGCCCTATTGAGCGACCTAAAAAAAGCAAAGACACTTTTACTCTGGAAAAAGAAAAAGGCATACACTCAAAAGTCAACTTATTGTCGACAAGCAAAGCAAAATAGTAATATGCACCAGTTTTACAAATGGAAAACGGCATGACTTTCGCTTGTTCAAAGAGTCTAAAGTTCGCATTAATCAACAAATAGAAGTAA from Candidatus Amoebophilus asiaticus 5a2 includes the following:
- a CDS encoding IS5-like element ISCaa2 family transposase (programmed frameshift); protein product: MKYEQTKELEEEKFRRLTGIKRPTFDKMIAIFNQANIQKRTRGGRKHKLCMEDQLLMALEYLREYRTYFHIAQSYGISESSAYKGIKWIENTLIKHPAFALPGRKALRKSECGYEVILIDATESPIERPKKKQRHFYSGKRKRHTLKSQLIVDKQSKIVICTSFTNGKRHDFRLFKESKVRINQQIEVIADTGYQGLNKLHAKTKLPKKRTRKHPLTKQERRSNALLASQRVLNENVIAMLKRFKILSDRYRNRRKRFGLRFNLIAAIHNYELSI